The region TCTTTGAATCAGTAAAACGTTCAAAAATAGATATAGAAAAAGATTTAGACTTTGTTGTGCGTTCTACAGGAGTTACTGCAGGATTTGCATCACCTAAAGAAGTTGGAGAACTTATAATAGCTCTGGCAGATGGATGTCTTGATGCAGGAATCCCTCCACGAAAAATGGCCCCTGCAATGTCCATAGACAGTTTCCCAGAAAAATTAAAAGATTTCACCCTAATTGAGAAGGTAATGTTTGACGGGGCAGTTGTAAGTGTGCTTCCACCAACAGGAAAAGCAGTAGTGGCCAATGAAATGGAAGGAGAGCTTGTAACTGGAGGTATAAAAGTAGGTGCTAAATGGACAAATGTTGATTACAGAAATCCATGTGTATCAATTGATTTTGGAACAACACTTGCTGGAAGAATTACAAACAGCGAAGAACCATATGCAAGAACAATAGGCAACTTCTGTGGCCTTGCTGGAGGAGTATCTGATGCTATAATCCGTGGAACAGAAAAGGTAGATAAACGTGGAGGAGCAGCATTAGATCTTTACAATAAAGACATTTTAAAAAAAGCAAACTGGAAACTGGCTGAAGAATATGCGCAGCGTGCCCATGAACATTTGGATATAGGAAGAGTTCCAGAAAACAGGGAAAGGTTTGGAACAGTTCCTGTAGATGCCAAAGCTGCATATGATGCGGGAACAACACTTATTGGGTGTGATGTAGGTAAAAATGGGGATAAAATTCCAAAATTAACAGAATTGGGCCATGAAATATACGCTGAAAGCGGAATACACACTTTATTTGCTACTCTTGACCATGTAAGTGCCATGATTGTAAAACGTTTACTTGATGAAGCATTTGCAGAAGGTGTAATTGAAGAAGGCTCTGCATTGGGTGTAACAGGCAGAGCAGGGATAACTGGAAGAAAACCAGAACTTATACTTAACTATTCAAAAGACTGTTTCAATAACACTCTTTTTGTGTCTGATGCTCTTGCAATGGGTGCAGCAGTAATGGCAAGATGTATGAACTCCATAGGAACACCACATATACCTATTGGGGGAAAACAAGGTGGGCCATGCATATTAGGACAGCGAAGGAAACTTCAAAAGAAAAAAGGAATGATTTAATCTTTTTTTTAGATTAGAAAATATAAAATTAGGAGATTAGAAAGTTCTAAGCTCTTCTAATCTTTTTATTCTTTTATCCATTGGAGGATGAGTTGAAAACAAATTTAAAAGTGTTTTTGATTTCCCTCCAAAAGGATTAACTATGAACATGTGGGCTGTTGCAGGATTTGCATCCATTGGTTTTGTATTAACGCTCATTTGAAGTTTGTTTAAAGCGTCTGCAAGTGCTAATGGGTTTCCAGAGATTTGTGCACCACTTTCATCAGCTTTATATTCTCTTGATCTGCTTATTGCAAATTGGACCATTATGGCGGCAATTGGCGCAAGTATAGTCATTGCAATTATTCCAATTATGCCTTCTGCGTCGTCTCCACCACCAAATATGGCGAAGAATCTTGCATAATCTGCAACTATTATTATAGCGCCAGCTATTGTGGCAGCGACTGCACTAATTAATATATCTCTGTTTTTTACGTGCCCTAATTCGTGACCTATAACTCCTTCAAGCTCATCTTTATTTAATAAATTCAATATGCCTGTAGTTACTGCTACAACTGCATTTTGAGGGTTTCTACCTGTTGCAAAGGCGTTTGGAGTAGAATTTTCAACTATTGCAACTTTGGGTTTAGGAATTCCTGCATTCATTGCAAGCTCCTCAACTATTGAATGGAGTTCGGGAGCTTCTTCTTCAGAAACAATTCTTGCTCCATACATTTTAAGCACAATTTTGTCAGAATAGAAATATGAGGCAAAATTCAGGGCAATTGCAAATAAAAAGAAAATTAATGCCCCTAAAATTCCTACTTTGAAAAATGAGCCTATTAAATAGCCTATACCAATTAATAAACCTGTTAAAAAACTGAATAATAGTAATATTTTAATGTTATCAAACATCTGGTTACCACCACGGATTTTAGTTATTATACCTTGTTAATATCTCTAAATATTTTATTAGCAAAGGATATTATTGGGGAATGGATATATATAAATTTTGTGTTTAAGTTTAAATGCCCCTAAATTTCAAGGAAGTCTTCAAAATGGTTACAGCAATAATAATGGCCGGTGGAAAAGGCAGTAGAATGGATTTAAACAGTGAAAAACCTCTTATAAAAATAAATAATAAATTTATGATAGAATATGTAATTGAAGCATTAAAACAGTCTAAAAATATAGATAACATACTTGTTGCAACAAGCAAAAACACGCCAAAAACTGATGAATATCTAAAAAAACAGGGAATAAAGACAGTAATGACATCTGGTGATGATTATGTGTATGATCTCCAATTTATCATCGCTAATTGTGATTTAGATGATGTTTTACTTACAATAACTGCAGATTTACCTTTAATAAATAGCAGCATTATTGACCATGTTCTTGATGAATATGGGAAATCATCGAAGCCAGCAATGAGTGTTGTTGTTCCAGAGGATTTTTTTAAAAAAAATGGCTTGAAACCAACAGCAGTGTTTGATAATATGGTGCCATCGGGATTAAATATATTAATAAGAATCAACAAGACACAAAATGAGGAAGTTTTAGTTTTAGAAAAAATAGAACTTGCCTTGAATATTAATACGTGTGAAGACATGAAATTTCTTAAGAAACTGTTGGGTGATGATGATGGTAAATGAAGATAGAAAACCTATAAAAGGGGAAGAAAAGGTCTGGAGCGAAATTAAAGGATATCAGGTTGCTACAAACAATGCAAGAATATTAGGGGAATTGGATGAACTTATAATAAACGGTAAAACCGGAAAAATCACTGATGTAGTAATTAAAGTTGAAAAAGGTAGAAACATCAATGTTAAAGGCGCAAAGAAAAAAGGCGACCATTTATTAGTTCCATTTGGAAAAGTGGAGAAAGTCGGTGAGTTTATAATAATTTCAGAATCATAATTTACTTATTTTTCAAATTACATACAATTTTTAATTTAGAATTAGCCTGATTAGAGATTATACTATTTTTTTAAATAATTAAAAAAAAGAAAAAAATAAGTTAAGATGCAATGATTACATGCCTTTTAGGCTCATATCAAGCATTCTTTTAGTTTCATCAGCAAGTTCTTGAGGTAAACCAGTAATATCCATGCTTAAAAATCCTCTTACAATCATTGAAGCAGCTTCTTCTTCTGTAAGACCTCTTGACATTAGATATAATACTTCTTCTTCAGCTATTTTACCTACAGCTGCCTCGTGAGACATTTCAAGCTCTGTAGCACTACCTTCAAGCTCTGGAACAGCATAAATCATGGAATCATCAGATAAAACCAAACCATGACATTCCAAATGCCCTTTAACGTTCTGTGTTCTGCCAGCTAAGTGTCCACGTGAATAAATTTGTGACTGATCCTTTGAAACTGCTCTTGAAATCATTTCACAGCTAGCTCCATCTCCTTCTAAAATAACTCGAGATCCCATATCCAACACAGAGTCTTTTTGACCTCCCAGAATGGATTGGAATAACACTTTGGAATTTTTACCGGAACAATAGGCTGTAGGGTAAGATTGGATGCTTCTAACAGGGCTGGTAAGTATATAATTGCTGATATAAGTGG is a window of Methanobacterium sp. DNA encoding:
- a CDS encoding NTP transferase domain-containing protein, yielding MVTAIIMAGGKGSRMDLNSEKPLIKINNKFMIEYVIEALKQSKNIDNILVATSKNTPKTDEYLKKQGIKTVMTSGDDYVYDLQFIIANCDLDDVLLTITADLPLINSSIIDHVLDEYGKSSKPAMSVVVPEDFFKKNGLKPTAVFDNMVPSGLNILIRINKTQNEEVLVLEKIELALNINTCEDMKFLKKLLGDDDGK
- a CDS encoding methanogenesis marker 14 protein, with product MSLLGKIFSRGPKPVIAKSRYITIEDAKMASFTKKTAGQGYGMNMRPDVYYIVASVELGNTTTKCILTATNLNTSRTYLLDKTVKMTRDIRPPKKGEKVFGETVWHVELTKESVSEMVRDTIFESVKRSKIDIEKDLDFVVRSTGVTAGFASPKEVGELIIALADGCLDAGIPPRKMAPAMSIDSFPEKLKDFTLIEKVMFDGAVVSVLPPTGKAVVANEMEGELVTGGIKVGAKWTNVDYRNPCVSIDFGTTLAGRITNSEEPYARTIGNFCGLAGGVSDAIIRGTEKVDKRGGAALDLYNKDILKKANWKLAEEYAQRAHEHLDIGRVPENRERFGTVPVDAKAAYDAGTTLIGCDVGKNGDKIPKLTELGHEIYAESGIHTLFATLDHVSAMIVKRLLDEAFAEGVIEEGSALGVTGRAGITGRKPELILNYSKDCFNNTLFVSDALAMGAAVMARCMNSIGTPHIPIGGKQGGPCILGQRRKLQKKKGMI
- a CDS encoding PRC-barrel domain-containing protein is translated as MVNEDRKPIKGEEKVWSEIKGYQVATNNARILGELDELIINGKTGKITDVVIKVEKGRNINVKGAKKKGDHLLVPFGKVEKVGEFIIISES
- a CDS encoding zinc metalloprotease HtpX, with the protein product MFDNIKILLLFSFLTGLLIGIGYLIGSFFKVGILGALIFFLFAIALNFASYFYSDKIVLKMYGARIVSEEEAPELHSIVEELAMNAGIPKPKVAIVENSTPNAFATGRNPQNAVVAVTTGILNLLNKDELEGVIGHELGHVKNRDILISAVAATIAGAIIIVADYARFFAIFGGGDDAEGIIGIIAMTILAPIAAIMVQFAISRSREYKADESGAQISGNPLALADALNKLQMSVNTKPMDANPATAHMFIVNPFGGKSKTLLNLFSTHPPMDKRIKRLEELRTF